In Candida orthopsilosis Co 90-125, chromosome 4 draft sequence, a single genomic region encodes these proteins:
- a CDS encoding Hxk2 hexokinase II gives MVHLGPKPPQHRKGTFTDVPPELLKVVKDLEQEFSVSGETLRKIVDHFITELDKGLSKKGGNIPMIPGWVMDYPTGEETGDYIAIDLGGTNLRVVLVKLGGNRDFDTTQSKFPLPEHMRTAKSEELWSFIADCLKKFVDDLYPEGCKEPLPLGFTFSYPASQNSITEAVLQRWTKGWAIEGVEGKDVAPMLQDAIKKVGVPIKVVAIINDTVGTLVASRYTDPEAKLGLIFGTGVNGAYYDVVKDIPKLEGKTADDVDPDSPMAINCEYGSFDNELVVLPRTKYDVRVDKESPRPGQQSFEKMNSGYYLGELLRLVLLDLTEERHLIFKGQSLDKLNEPYILDTSFPAKIEEDPFENLEDVAELFQAQLGIQTTVAERKVIRRIAELIGERSARLSVCGIAAICKKRGYKTAHCAADGSVYQKYPEFKTRAAKSLRDIFQWPDDLKEDPIVIVPAEDGSGVGAAIIAALTENRLKEGKSVGVRKN, from the coding sequence ATGGTTCACTTAGGCCCCAAACCTCCTCAACATAGAAAAGGTACATTCACAGATGTTCCACCAGAATTATTAAAGGTGGTGAAAGACTTGGAACAAGAATTTTCAGTTAGTGGTGAAACATTgagaaaaattgttgatcattTCATTACTGAATTAGATAAAGGATTATCCAAGAAAGGTGGTAATATCCCTATGATTCCTGGTTGGGTTATGGATTACCCCACTGGTGAAGAAACAGGTGATTACATTGCCATTGATTTAGGTGGAACAAACTTGAGAGTTGTTTTGGTTAAATTGGGTGGAAATAGAGATTTCGATACCACtcaatcaaaatttccCTTACCAGAACATATGAGAACTGCCAAGAGTGAAGAACTTTGGTCATTTATTGCtgattgtttgaaaaaatttgttgacgACCTTTATCCAGAAGGTTGTAAAGAACCATTACCTTTGGGTTTCACATTTAGTTACCCTGCAAGTCAAAACAGTATCACTGAGGCCGTATTGCAAAGATGGACCAAAGGTTGGGCAATTGAAGGAGTTGAGGGTAAAGATGTTGCTCCAATGTTGCAAGATGCTATAAAGAAAGTTGGTGTTCCAATCAAAGTAGTGGCTATTATCAATGATACTGTGGGAACTTTGGTTGCATCAAGATATACTGATCCAGAAGCCAAATTGGGATTGATTTTTGGAACTGGTGTCAATGGTGCTTACTACGATGTTGTCAAAgatattccaaaattggaagGTAAAACTGCTGATGATGTGGACCCGGATTCACCAATGGCTATCAATTGTGAATATGgatcttttgataatgagTTGGTGGTTCTTCCAAGAACTAAATATGATGTTAGAGTTGATAAAGAATCCCCAAGACCAGGCCaacaatcatttgaaaagatgAACTCAGGATATTATCTTGGTGAACTTTTGAGATTAGTATTGTTGGACTTGACTGAAGAAAGACACCTTATCTTTAAAGGACAAAGtttggataaattgaacGAACCATACATTTTAGACACATCATTCCCAGCCAAGATAGAAGAAGAtccatttgaaaatttggaagaTGTTGCCGAATTATTCCAAGCTCAATTGGGTATTCAAACCACTGTTGCTGAACGTAAAGTGATTCGTCGTATTGCTGAATTGATAGGAGAAAGATCGGCAAGATTATCAGTTTGTGGTATTGCAGCAATCTGCAAGAAAAGAGGTTACAAGACTGCTCATTGTGCTGCTGATGGATCAGTTTATCAGAAATATCCTGAATTCAAAACCAGAGCTGCAAAGAGTTTAAGagatatttttcaatggccagatgatttgaaagaggaTCCAATTGTTATTGTTCCAGCTGAAGATGGCAGTGGTGTTGGTGCAGCCATCATTGCTGCATTGACTGAAAACAGATTGAAAGAAGGTAAATCCGTTGGTGTTAGAAAGAATTAA
- a CDS encoding Gpi2 protein (S. cerevisiae homolog GPI2 has role in GPI biosynthetic process and localizes to glycosylphosphatidylinositol-N-acetylglucosaminyltransferase (GPI-GnT) complex) → MSDLAIGSGASPIIDINETLVLDSFDGSEPICASSIQNHSTTRPTKAPWKKLLYLKQPYPDNYTDVSFLSQLKRNTTVAKYSYFQLVDDFILIVFYISCILLVDLMFIGIYAKGWDPVIPTAFSTTMCVFIYGLLRYHYSLSSISRSNLNLKSFVLISFMILIVSPILKSLTKSTSSDSIWAISSILCIVNSVFYEYSSTKVYKPTISTNISVSNAIVLASRLNSTSQVFVFMLFAVQANILLPLYDATLRQNRKLKYLHYVSAFSTFILVDYWIYKLVNYKFLLYWLLSVFVAMFLMPAYFLSLQRYKNELQGPWDIAKPKLNREAY, encoded by the coding sequence ATGAGCGACCTAGCAATAGGAAGTGGCGCTAGCCCTATaattgatatcaatgaGACTCTTGTATTAGATTCATTCGATGGTTCGGAGCCAATATGCGCCTCATctattcaaaatcattcGACAACCCGTCCGACCAAAGCTCCATGGAAGAAATTGCTATACTTGAAACAACCGTACCCAGACAACTACACCGATGTTTCGTTTTTatcacaattgaaaagaaacacCACTGTGGCTAAATACTCGTATTTTCAGTTGGTCGATGACTTCATTTTGATTGTGTTTTATATATCATGTATTTTGCTTGTGGACTTGATGTTCATTGGAATTTATGCCAAAGGTTGGGATCCTGTTATACCAACAGCTTTTAGCACAACCATGTGTGTGTTCATATATGGTCTTTTGCGTTACCATTACCTGCTCTCTTCAATTTCGAGATCCAACTTAAATCTTAAATCATTCGTTTTGATATCGTTCATGATCTTAATTGTTTCCCCTATACTCAAATCCTTAACAAAATCTACTTCATCTGATTCCATCTGGGCTATTTCGCTGATTTTATGCATCGTCAACTCGGTATTTTATGAATACTCCTCCACAAAAGTATACAAACCTACTATATCCACCAATATTTCAGTCAGTAATGCTATTGTATTGGCATCACGACTAAATTCAACGTCACAGGTGTTTGTGTTTATGCTATTTGCTGTCCAAGCTAACATATTACTACCATTATATGATGCAACTCTACGTCAAAACAGGAAGCTCAAATACCTACATTATGTTTCggctttttcaacttttatCTTGGTGGATTACTGGATTTACAAACTCGTCAACTACAAATTCCTACTTTATTGGCTTTTGTCGGTTTTTGTTGCCATGTTCTTGATGCCAGCGTATTTCTTATCCTTGCAGAGATACAAGAACGAATTACAAGGACCATGGGATATCGCAAAGCCAAAACTCAATAGAGAAGCCTATTAG
- a CDS encoding Isc1 phospholipase C (possible neutral sphingomyelinase) has translation MVTDSGKRESIRLLTFNTWGLKLVSKHRKQRLRAIANKLANPEDASDDYDIVALQEVWCEEDWQYLDQVCRERYPFRRFFKAGIISGPGLCVLSKIPITETFLYRFPINGRPSAFFRGDWYVGKSIAVTMFQSHRSESLPIALLNSHMHAPYGHGDASYSTHRACQAWDFAKIVRMLKKAGYAVIQVGDLNSKPESLPYKIFTIEGGLSDSWNVLHEEIVVLTQQLGKLTPEEQISVAGVTCNSRLNTWRKERPMTDACRLDYALIDANLIVPVDAKVMFTETLPPPLRCSFSDHFAYFAEFKVESRGLDSKVGDHLSAEREAVYKELLAEINHYRKYTIPFQARWRKLHFILSILVVIGMHVAIVFVSNVAGWISVLFLFATTIVSITGLLNGLIWSLGVRSESRALQEVQMEVEDAFVYMRDFSHKS, from the coding sequence ATGGTCACCGACAGTGGCAAGAGAGAGTCCATCCGACTACTTACGTTCAACACATGGGGCCTAAAATTAGTTTCGAAACACAGAAAGCAAAGATTGCGGGCAATTGCCAACAAGTTAGCTAACCCAGAAGATGCAAGCGACGATTATGACATTGTTGCTTTGCAAGAAGTTTGGTGCGAGGAAGATTGGCAGTACTTGGATCAAGTGTGCAGGGAAAGATATCCTTTCAGACGATTCTTCAAGGCCGGTATAATTAGTGGTCCTGGGTTATGTGTCTTATCGAAAATTCCCATTACAGAAACCTTCCTATATCGCTTTCCCATCAATGGGCGTCCATCAGCATTTTTCAGGGGTGATTGGTATGTTGGGAAAAGCATTGCTGTCACTATGTTTCAATCGCATAGATCTGAAAGCTTGCCAATAGCTTTACTAAACAGTCATATGCATGCACCTTATGGCCATGGTGATGCAAGCTACTCAACCCATAGAGCGTGTCAAGCGTGGGATTTTGCCAAAATAGTGagaatgttgaaaaaagcAGGGTATGCTGTGATTCAAGTAGGTGATTTAAACTCCAAACCAGAGTCACTACCTTATAAGatatttacaattgaaggGGGATTGAGTGATTCGTGGAATGTATTGCATGAGGAAATAGTTGTGCTCACTCAACAGTTGGGTAAATTGACTCCAGAGGAACAGATATCGGTTGCAGGGGTAACGTGCAACTCGCGATTGAATACTTGGAGAAAGGAAAGGCCCATGACCGATGCTTGCCGATTGGATTATGCACTAATAGATGCTAACCTTATTGTTCCAGTGGATGCAAAAGTAATGTTTACTGAAACATTGCCCCCGCCGTTAAGATGTTCATTTTCAGACCACTTTGCATACTTTGCAGAGTTTAAAGTAGAGTCAAGAGGGTTGGATAGCAAAGTTGGGGATCATTTATCCGCTGAAAGGGAAGCCGTTTATAAGGAGCTTCTTGCTGAAATAAATCACTACAGAAAGTACACAATACCATTTCAAGCCAGGTGGAGAAAACTTCATTTTATATTGTCCATTCTAGTAGTGATTGGAATGCATGTTGCGATTGTATTTGTTTCAAACGTTGCCGGTTGGATATCAGTCTTGTTTCTATTTGCAACCACCATTGTTCTGATAACGGGTTTGTTGAATGGGTTGATTTGGTCTTTGGGGGTAAGGTCCGAACTGAGAGCACTTCAAGAGGTGCAAATGgaagttgaagatgcaTTTGTTTATATGAGAGATTTCCTGCATAAGAGTTAG